CTGCAGCTCCTCCTCCAGATCTCCAGTCGTAATGCTTTCATTCGGACCATCTGTGGCCGCATCCGGATATGGAGCAGCAGAACGTCAAAAGTCATGCAGCGCAAGCCTCCCGGCGGCAGGAGAGGGCGTTATGCCGACAATCTGAATTCATTCGGGGAACATCCTGTATTTTTCTCGAACATGCGGTTCAGATAGTGAGGGTACTTGAACTCCAGTTCCTGTGATCTGCTTCCCTCGAAATAGAAATCCAGCAGGCGTTCAAACGTCGTCAGCACATCCCTGTTCAGCGACCGTCAAAGCGCGTGCAGTGGTTCAGGAGGATCTCGATAGTGATGTTCCAGATATGGAAAAAGGCTGAAACAGGCAAAAGAAAAGAGCCTCGATCCTTTCGGAATGAGGCTCTTATTAGTGGCTCCCCCGGTTGGGCTCGAACCAACGACCTAGTGATTAACAGTCACCCGCTCTACCGCTGAGCTACAGGGGAGTTACGTCCTTGAACGCGGAGCGTTTATATACGTATTCGTGTTTTTTGCCAAGAATAATTTTGTATGAGAGACGTTTTTTTTGAGACAAAGGGTGTAAATCCTTCTGAATACCTTTTATTATCAAAAAGAAAGGGCTACCATTATGGTAGCCCTTTCGAAGTCAGATTGGATAAGGAAAGCCTTAGAAGTTCCAGGAGAACCCGGCTTCGATTACATGATAGGGATCGGCATCCTGAATCTTCAGCATTTCGTAGCCGATTACGAAGTCGGCGGAATCGCTGATGGAGAATTTGAAACCGGCGTTGGCAGTCCAAGTAAACTTGGTGTCGGAGTCCGTGTTGCTGTGGCTGGAACCAGGCGACTTGAAAGTAAGTTTATTATCGGTGAAGGATACGCCGCCTTTGGCTCCGATGTAGAACAAGGTAGAATCGGAAAGGGAGACATTGATGTTGTATCCGAGCAGAACCGGGATGGCGGTCAGGCGGGATTTCAGGGAGTCAATGCCGGGGAAGTTTTTGGTAGAGACGTTTTCAGAACCTCCAAGCATACCCGTCGTCAACGAAATTTCATGAATGATCTGGTCGCCTTCGATGTAGTTCTGAAGGCCGATGAAACCACCTGCGATGTTGGGAAGTTCGTCATCGGAAGCCCAACCGTAAGCGCCTTTAATGGTCATGCCGAAGGTGGAATCGTACTTTTGGGTGTACTGACCGCAGGAAACTCCGGTTCCGGAGTCGGTGTACTTGGGGACGGGAACGGCAGCCTGTGCCGGAACGAATCCCAGTGCGAGGGCAAGGGAGGAGTAACGGAGGAATGACATGGTATTCATTTCGTTGTCTGGTTAGTAGTGTTTTTCTGGAGAGGGTGTCTCGTTATGGTGATTGACCTGTCACAACCTGAGGTATCGCCCAGTTGCCGAAAAGAACGGAATGTCAAGGACGGCAAATTAGCTGGTTCTTATGTCTTGGTTGGGGGTAAGGTCAATGACAGGGCGCCTGCCAGATGGAGTTTTTGCTACGCAAAAACGCAACAACCTCTCACAGGCGGTTATCATATACTGCATCATTACTTGCAGGGGGCGGTCTTGTCCATAAAAATTTTCCGTTTTGAGAGGAGAATTTGCTGATGAAGGGCCGGATGCCTGCTGAGAGGAGTACTACGACGGTTGCGAAGCCACTAAGACGGGAGGCGCTTTATAAAAAGTGAGAATGAATACCAGAAAGAACAAAGATCAATGTTGAAGGATCAGAAAAAGGAGATCTTTGTCAAAATCGTTGAAGCTTTCCATCTCCCGGGAGCCCTTACAAGAAACCCTCTTCAAGTATTTCACTTAAAGAGGGTTATTTGGTACGCACGAAAGGACTCGAACCTTCACAGGGTTGCCCCCACTAGAACCTGAATCTAAACACTTTCATTCATTGTAAGTAATTTATGAATATGTCCCCCAGTTTGTCCCCTAATTCGTCTTGAGATTTTTTCTCTAAACTACTATCTTTGTTACATGAAGAGGAAACATGCCAAAGGACAATATGGCGGCAAAGTCAAACTCACCAAAGTTCAGAAGGCAGGTCGCCCTCCAGTCTGGCGGCTCCGTTTCGTTGACAAGGATACCGGGGAATGGAAAGAACGCACCTTCCGTGATTACGATGAAGCCCGGGCTCTCTACGATATGCATGACAAGGGGCATATCGACGATGCCCTGACAATATTCAATATGGTCGCAGAAAGTGAATCTATAGTCGAAATGTTCGCTATCCGCCTGTGGAGAAAATTTGGAAGGGATAACAACCTTCTGCAACATACACTTCAATATTTGTACCAACATGAAGATCCTGAAGAGGTAAAGGCATTTGCAACTGACCTCCTTTCGTGGTGGAAAGATGCGCTCACGGATACCAAAGAGCAGGAAATCAAGGATTTACTCGGATCGCAATTAAGCGTCATTGCTGACAATGTTGACATTACTACCCCACAACCGTTCCCTGTGGGCGTTTCCTTGGAAGAAGCCATGGCGCAGTATCGAAAGGAGAGGCAGCTGATGCTGGATCGGGGACAATGCCAGCCGGCTCACCATAAGAACGTACTTCATGAACTCGATAAATGGCAGCAAGGCTGGGCCAACCGGGAGTTGTCATCAATTACCGCTGCCGAAATCAATGACAGACTGGATTCGTTTCGGTATCAGGGAAAGCCCCTCTCGAATACCAGTAAATACAGGTACCGGGGTACGCTGAATGCCTTTTTCCTCTGGGCCATTCAGCACGATTTGATTCAGAAAAACCCAGTCGCTTTGACTGTAGCTCCTTCCAAGAACCACATCTCCATTGGAATTCTTGCCCCGGATGAATTCCGTAAATTGCTTGAGTCAGCATTGAAATATGACCGTCCCATGCTTTCCCGTATTGTTCTACAGGGATTGTGCGGGCTAAGACGTTCAGAGGTGGTTCAGTACAAGGGCAAACCGGATGGACATGACGATATCTTTGTTTCTCGTGAAATCGCGAAAGGTCCCAAGGGGAAAACGAAGGATCGTTACATACCCACCTCTCCGCAAATCAAGGCATGGCTGGCCGTTGGCGAATGGGAGCCAATGACCCGGGATGACGAACTCAGATATGGCTATCGCCTGGACCAGCTGGCGCTCAAAGCCGGCATCACGATACCAAAGAATGCGTTGCGACACTCATTCGCGTCTTATCAGGCCGCTCTTCATCCCTTGCCGGATGTTGCCCGCTGGATGGGACATAGTGGAACACAAATGACGGAATCTCACTACAGGCAAGGAGTTCCCGGCAAAGATGCGGAAGCATACTTCTCCATTATGCCGGATAGGGACAACTGATATTTGTCTCTATAATTCATTCAAAAGAAATTCTTCCAGATTCATGTGGCGGATGCCCTCCTGATTATCGCCCAGAATTATATCGTTGAGCGTTACCACATACTTGGGATAATTGTCTTGAACAGCCAGCAGATTCCCGAACTCCCGGGTGGCCGTCTTCTCATCAGCAACACTCAGACTCACCTGGACATAAAGTTTGTCTCCCGACTTGTCGGCAACAAAATCAATCTCCTGCTCCTTCAGCTGCCCGACATGGACGGAGTAGCCCTGCTGAATCAGATGCAGGTAAACCGCATTCTCCATTACCTTGTGAATATCCCGGCGGAAATTGAAGCCCCGGATGGCATGACTGATGCCGATATCCTCGAAGTAAAACTTTTCTCCCGTTTCGAAAATCTTCAAGCCCCCCACCTCGGCACGGGAAACCCGGTGAATCAGATAGGCATTGCTCAAGGCCCGCAGGTAATTCAGCGTCACCTGGGGAGACAGATCCACCCTCTGCGACTTCAGAAACTTGCTGATATTATTGGCTGAAAACAGATTGCCGATATTGTCGGCCAGATAGGCCACGAGATCTTCCAGAAAATGCACATTGCGTATCTTCTCCCGGGCTACCGTATCCTTCAAAAGAATGGTGGAGTAGACGGAACGCAGATACTCGAAAGGAACATCGGCTTCCAACCCGATATGAGCCAGATAAGGCATACCGCCAAACGTCAGATACTTCCTCAGGCTCTCCTGTCCGGCTTCCAGACGATGGAAGGTCAGGAATTCCCGGTAACTCAAGCTGTGAACATCGAAACTTACGGAACGTCCGGCCAGGTGAGTCGCCAGTTCCCCCGAAAGCATTTGAGCATTGCTGCCGGTGCAGAAAATATCGCACTTCTCCTCGGCCAGCAGACTGCGCAGGCAGAACTGGAAACCCTCAATCTCCTGCACCTCATCAATGAACAGGTAATGGGACCCCGGCTTGTTCAGAAAAAGTTTCAGATGATGTGACAAATCCTCATGGGTACGAATATCCCGGAATTGCTCCAGCTCCTTGTTGATGGAAATGATGTGCGCCTCCGGATCTTTCCTGCGAATTTCCTCCATTACCTGTCGCAGGATAAAACTCTTGCCGATACGACGCTGCCCGGTAAGAACCTTGATGATGTTCTTGTCGATAAACGGAGCAATGCGCTCGGTATATTGGGGCCGCGGAATAAGAGTTGTCATTTTTTTCTCCTTACGATTGATAAAATAGTCCAGTCAAATAATTTTATCAACCATAATTGAAATATTTCCCATCTTCGCATCATCTATATGTGACGGTTTCATTATCTGCCGTCATGTACTCATGACTCCACTATATGCTCTTCACCATCAGGTAAGGTACCAGGAAAAGCACTTGCGTTCTGGTTTCGCATACCGAGTCCCTTGCCTTACTATTTAGCTTCTCGCCAGAACGCAGCAGCATCTTTTCGCAGAACAGGAGCCATATAGCGGCTTCTCAGTAATGAGGTATCACGGTGTCCCATTTCCATCTGTAACTCCGACAGGTTTCGGAAATAAGCAGCGTGATAACTTGCAAACGTGTGGCGACAAATATCAGGCACCCAGTTACTCTGGAAACCGGCAGCTCTGCGCAAAGCTTTCCATTTGCGTTTCCAATTTTGAGGAATATAGCGGTCTTTCTTCCTGATATTGTGAATCCCTCTTAGAGGTACGGCTCTGCCGCCGCCAGTCTTACTGACGGTAGACCGCACGATTACCAGACGCTCATCCCACTGGAAGTCAGTTTTCTGCAAACGGCTTACCTCAGTCGGCCTGATTCCGGCGTAAAGCATCAAATTCAAGGAAAAACGCATATTCCTGAATTCGGGGCGTGTAGCTGCTTCCTTCAGTTTTTCCACATCCTCCAGGGAAAGCGGCTTAATGTATCTTTCTTTTATCTTGGGCACTTCAATGCGGACTACCGGGTTTACATCACACCATTCCTGGCGAATACCGTAAGTAAATATGCTGTGAAGAATGACGCGCCCCTTCGTATAACTGCTTGGACTTGAACCGAATGCCGTCTCTAAAATCTTTTTGCATTGAACAGGAGTCATGGAACGCAAAGGCAATTGGGCAACGCCCTCGACACGTAGAATCCGACGGACGAAATGGCGCAAGTCTCTTTTCGATGACGGTCTCAGATCCTTCCGGGCATCGACACTTGCCCAGGCTGCTACTTCCAAAGTGACTGTATGAGAGGCAGATTTTACAACGGACACTCCTTTTTGCAACGTGTTGCGGAGAAGAACAATCAGTTCTACCCGGTTGAGCCCCCGAGCCAAATTACCCAGATTTTCAATAGCTTCTAGTATAAGACGAGCCAAATCGCACTGTGTAAGGTCAACCTTCTTCAGTAATTCTTTTGCAATGAGATTTTCAGTGAGTTCTTCATTCATAATGCTGATGTCAAAAAAAAAAATCAAAATGATATTTTTGAAATAATTGGGAAGGATTTAAGGGGATTTTTTTTCTCTGATTCTTCCGTGAATTATGGATGAAATTGTCATGGATTATTCCTGTTAATGTTTGGTTATCAAAGTACAAACACGGAATCAGCATTATGAATGCTGTATCGTGTTCTTCAGTAAGAAAATTTATGGGATCGGGTCAACTGGTTAAATGTATTTGCAATCAAACGCATGGAGGCGATGTGTGCAGCCATTGCGGCTTGCCCCATTCTACAGCTCGTTATCTCTCACGAACCGGTCCTCTGCTGCCGTTCTTCATTCTGGCCGGCATGGCTGCTGTCTTCTGTTTTAACCACTACAATATTGCAGATCGACTGAACAGGCAGATCGAGGAAACTCAGGAGTTCATTCCCATAATTCTTAGCCCGGCAACTCCACTTTCCTCTAAACCAGATCCGAAACCAGATCCGAAACCAGATCCGAAACCAGATCCGAAACCAGAACCGAAACCACTACCCCCCGAATTACTGGAAAAGAAGGCCTATCATATGCTGTACCTTCTGGTCGGTAGGTATCCTGAGGGAGAATCCATTTCTACCATGTTTTCGGAAGAAATCCTTAATATGTCATTGGATATCAAAACATCCCGTGACGATATTCTGGAAAGTATGAACAGGTTCCTTGCCAGATTTCCCGTACGCGTTGTCAGGCTAACCTCCTTAGGAAGAAAAGACCGGATGTTGGAAATAAATACCAGACGAATCTTTCTGGATGCAGACGGAGCGCGGCTGGATGTGTATGGCAAAACCGTTGTCATGCTGGATGCGGAGGGTCAAATCACAGGATTGTCTGATGACATTCAGGATACTCCTGCCGAACTAAGCAAAGGTTTCACTCCCATTGAATACTCTCGACAGAAAACTATCAGCAACAACCAATAAACATGAATAACAAACATTACTTCAAGAAAGCATTCGTATTACTCATGGAAGCCAGTGTACTAACCTCCGGTGTGAGTTCCTGTGCCAACATGTCAGATACAACAACGACATATGCTCAGGCTACGGGAATAGGGGCGGCCAGTGGAGCTGGCGTGGGAGCTCTGGCAGGTCAGGCTATAGGAGGCGATACCAAATCTACTGTTACCGGAGCCGCCATTGGGGGGGTTATTGGCGCAATCGCCGGCTGGTTCTGGGGGGATTCCGTCGTTCAACAGAAAAAAGAATACGCCAGTGTAGAAGAGCAGATAAGACACAGCAATCAGGTAATGGATAAGCTCATTACACAGACGAAAGCCAGAAATGCGGAATTGGCTCAGGCTATTGCCAATCTGAAGAAAGAAAACAAAAATATTGCCTCTTCTGATGTCAAAACCAAATCACAGAAAATGGCCAAGGAAGTAGATGGCCGCATTTCTATTCTCAATGAGGAGGTGACCTTGGCCCGAAAAGCAGCCAATAATGCCGACCGTAACCAAAGAATTGCTCTGCAAGGTAAGATCAGCACACTTAATAAAGAAATCAAGTCTCTGGCAAAACACAAGAAAGCTCTTTCTACCCTTTCTGCATAAAAGCCAAAAATTATTTACCGGGCTTGACTCCACCAGGCCCGGTAAAGACACGAATCTTATATTTCCGAAAAAATTTCCATCTAATTAACCTACCTTTCTTATGAACACGAACAATCACCTCTGTCTAACAAGCGTTTTTGTTGTCACTTGTACCTTGCTATCCTCCTGCAGCACTACCGGAGATCCCACCCAAGGAGGTATTTTCTGGTCTCCCGATAAGGCCATGGAGCGCCGTCAAAGTCTACTGTCGGAACAGTCGGTCAAACAAGCGGCATACAATAAGATAAAAAAGACGACAAGTGGTTACGCTAATACTCGAGACGATCTTCTGAAAAAACGTAACGAGTTGCAAGCCCGTAAGGAAGCCTCTTCCTCACTGCAGGATAAGGAATCAATTAACGCAGCAATCAAAGATATTGAGGCTGAACTGGGAAATATGTAGCCAGCTTCCTCATTGCGTTTGTCTCCTACGTGATAACGGTACATGAATAAACCGTCCAACATCAGCTTTGGCCGTCTCGCCTTTGTTCTTCTTATCGGCGGTTCGTTGCTGTATAGTTTTATCATCTCCGGTTATCTGGAGGAGGAGACGCGCAGAGTGGTAGATATCTCGATCGAGTACGGTTTCTACGCAGGATACAGTCTGTGGGTACTGGGAATGGTTCTGTCCAATATTCTCTCGATCAACCGTATTACACGCCGCAAATATGCCGGAAGCAAGGGGCTGAACGCTGCTCTGCAAATCTGGTCGCAAACACTTCTGGGAGCCGGTAAAGCCAGCATCATTGCCCCTGTCATCGTTTACCGGGCCATATCTGGTCAGGGGAGCCTGCTGATCAGGCTGGTATCTATGGTGGAAGTCTACATCATGCGCCCGATCGTTTCTCTGGCTGTTCTGGCTGCATATGCTCTCCTGTCCGCACTCTTCATTCTTCCTCTGTCTTTCTTCAAACTGCAAACTTCCCGTTTTTCCGGCGAAGAAACGAATGAAAATGGGGTCCGCATGCTGCCTGTCGCCTGTGTAGCCGGCTCGGATACAACAAGGACTTCCCTTTTGCGGGCCCTTGTTTCAGCTCTGGGCAGCGTATCCGTACCCCGGTGGTACACGTACGATACTCCTCGTATCAATTCCACCCGCACTCAACCCAGATACAACTACGGCGAATTGTTACTCAGCCGCAAGAGAAATGATAAACAACCTGCACTCTGCCTGCAAATTTGCGATTTCGAAGGAAGCAATGCTGCCTCTATTAACTCGTTGGATGCCATGCCTTTCTACTCTCTTCTGCAAGGGACCGTTCTTGTGGTGGAAGAAACGGCTGGCAGTACCTCATTTGCGCAAGCCTTCGATAAGTGGCATGAACTGATGAGCACGGCCTACAAAGCAAGATTGCAAAAGCTTAAATGCGCCGTGGTCATCCGGTCGAATGGCAAGACTCTGCCCTTTGATGGAGCATGTGAGCTTGATGCCGGTGCGGATCAAGCCGCCTGCCGTCATTTCCTTCATGACCTCCAATGGGCTGATGTTCTCGGAAAAGCCGCTCTTTTTCGAAATACGGCATTTTTTTCCATCTCCTCCAGCGATCAGGAATTGAACGAATGTCCCGGCGTTTACGCTCTCGCCAAATGGCTGTTACAAAATATTCCCGGCTGATCCCGCACTTATCTTTCCTTCTCCCTCAATTCATACACACCACCATCATGACTAATCAGGATAATCCAGAAGACCGCATCAGCGAATGCATATTTGAATCAGCTGAAGAAAATATCATAATAGAAAATTCCGGTACGGAAGGTTCTTCCGTTCCGGAAACCGCTCCGGAGCAGAAGGATCAACCGGAATCTCCACAGGAAATGGAGCCGGAAGAAGGCCCCGTCTCCGAAGTCGAGCTGCGGCAGGAATTCACGCCGGAGAGCAAAACCGGATTAGATGCTGAAGTGGAATCCTCACCAGAGTCTGCTCCTGTAGCCGTGCCGAAGGAAATTGCGTCAGATACTCATTCGGAGACAAACCCTGAATTGGAATCCTCTCCGGAAGCTGCCCCGGATTCTTCTTCTCAGTCCGTCATTGAAGAGCCAACCCCTCACCAGGCGACAGCTGACCAGACTCCCATACTGAATATCCTGACCACCCTGCAAACTCAAATATCCAGCCTTCAGGAAGAGTTCAACAGCAAAATGCGCTATGACGCCTCCAAAAAGGAAATCATTGACAGACAATATCAGGAACTCGATGCCTACCACCGTGAAATACATGAAAAACTCAGTAAGGCTATCGTGATGGATCTTATTGCTGAGATCGATGGTGCGGAACGAAGCGCCGAACATTACAGCGCTCTGGAAGCCACCCCGGAAAACTATGCTAAACTCAAGAAACTAGTTCTGGCCCATGCCGAAGACCTGCGCGACTTGCTCGAAAACAACGACATTAATTCCTATCGCACCGAGGCAGGGGTCGCTTTCAATCACAAACGCCACAGCGTACTCAAAACCGTTGCGACCGACGATCCTTCCCTGGCCAAAACCATCCAGGCCTCTTTGCGCTGGGGATTCGAAAAAGACGGAAGAGTCATCCGCCCCGAAAAAGTAGCCGTCTACGTACTGGCAACGGAATAATCACTTTTTCCTCTGTCATCTATTCCATGACATCATAACTATTTTCATTATGAGCGAAAACACTAAAATCAAAGTATACGGTATCGATCTGGGTACCACGTATTCCGCTATTTCCCATGTGGGCGATAGCGGCAATGTTGAAATCATCAATAACCCGGACGGCGGTTCCATTACAGCTTCCGCCGTCTTCTTTGAAGATGGCAGTATTGTCGTCGGGGAAGGAGCCAAGGAATCCGCCTATACCGATCCGGATAACTTTATCCACCTGATCAAGCGTGAAATGGGAACAGCCTGGCGTAAAACTTTCCTGGATAAGGAACATTCTCCCGAATCCATTTCTTCCCTCATTCTTAAATACATGGTGAAAGGCGCTGAAATGAGCGGCCACGAAGTAAAGGATGTCGTCATTACGTGCCCAGCCTATTTCAATGAAGCCGAACGCATGGCTACGAAAGCAGCCGGCGAACTGGCAAAACTCAATGTACTGGCCGTTGTGGACGAGCCCATTGCCGCAGCTATTTCCTACGGAATGGGGATAGCCGGAAACGATCAGGGAGAAACACAGGAGACAAGGCAGATCATTGTCTATGACTTGGGCGGCGGTACGTTCGACGTGACCGTCGTGGAGATTTCTCCCAAGGGAGTAAAGGTCATTTGCTCCGATGGAGACCACAAGCTGGGGGGGGCTGACTGGGATGCCGCTCTGCGTGACCTATTGCTCGAAAAGCTTCTCATTGAAAACCCCGAGGCAGGCGACCTGATGGCCGACCCGGAAACCAGGGCTGCCTTGATCACGACAGTGGAAAAGACAAAAATGAGTCTCAGCCAGAAAGAAACAGCTACCGCCCGCATTACCTGCTGCGACGGCAGCAAGAGCAAGGTGAGTGTGACTCGGGAGGAATTCAATGAAGCGACTCAGCCTCTGCTTAACCGTACGATAGAATTCACGGATGCCATGATTGCCATGGCTCGTGAAAAAACAGGTGTGGAAAAAATAGATGAATTCCTGCTGGTCGGCGGTTCTACCTATATGCCGCAGGTGATGGAGATGGTTAATAGCCGCTACAAGGACACTTTGAGGGTAGAGCCCAAACTGTATGAGCCCAATCATGCTGTTTCCAAGGGCGCTGCCCTCTATGGGAATAATAAGGCTATCAGGGATCTTTATGAAAAGGTTCTTAAAGACCTGAAAGAAGCAAATCCCGATACCCCGACTGGAGAACTCGAAGAAGAGGCAAATAAGAAAGTCGCAGACGAATTTTCGTTGGCACCTGAAACGATTGAAACTGCCGTTAACACCGAGATGATTACGGTGGCTTCCAAAAGTATCGGTATTCGGGTGAAGAACAAGGAAGGTAAATTTGTCTGTTACAACCTGATCGAAAAACAGAATGAAGTTCCTTGCAACAATACTCAAACTTTCCCTGTTTCTGCCGCTAATGCGGCCACTCTGCCTCTCATCGTCTATTCCAATAACATTGTAGGAAAACAGGCGGATCTGGACTGTTGCCTGGAACTTGGCAAAGCAACCATGGAATTGACTCCCGGCTTGCCCGCAGGGGCTCCTATTGAAGTAACATTCGCTCTGGATCCTGAAGGCCGGCTCGAATTGACTGCCCGGGATGTTACCAATGACAAGAAAATTGTTGTGCCCTTCCAGGTAGAAGGAGTCCTCAGTGAAGAAGAACGGAAAAAACTGGAGGAAGTTGTAGCCGATCTGGAGATGGCCGATTAACCAACATAAATCATGAACAGGATAGCCGTAGGAATTGATCTGGGCACTACATACAGCTGTGTGGCATATGTGGGCAGGGATGGCCGACCCCAGGTTTTGCTGAACAGTGAAGGTGAACGCACGACGCCTTCCGTTGTATGGTTCGATGACGATCGAATTGTCGTGGGCGATGAAGCCAAGCAGGAGGCTTCCATGAATCCAGAAGAAGTGTGTACCTTCATTAAACGCGAAATGGGGGCGGAAAACTATCGCTTTTCTTGTTCAAAGGGTTCTTACAGGCCGGAGCAGGTCTCGGCCTGCATTCTGCGTAAACTGGTGAACGACGCCTCCGAGCGTCTGGGCCAGGAAATTAGGGATGTAGTCATCACTTGTCCGGCCTACTTTTCCCATCAGGAGCGCGAAGCCACCAAGGCGGCTGGGGAGATTGCCGGCCTCAATGTTCTGGAAATACTTAATGAACCCACTGCCGCCGCGATGGCCTATGGACTTACCCAAAACCACCATGCCGAAGAACGCAATATCCTGGTCTACGATCTGGGCGGCGGAACCTTCGACGTGACCATTATTAATGTTTCCCCCAAGGGACTGAATGTAGTCTGTACCGATGGCAATCATCACTTGGGTGGAAAAAACTGGGATGAAGTCATGCAAGGAATGCTGGTGGACCGTTTGCAGATGTCATCAGAAAGCGCAATAGATCTTCTGTCCGACCCGGCCGTCAGCCAGGATATGCAGTTATTGGCTGAAAAGACCAAGAAAACAATTACGTCTCGTACTGAGGCACAGGTATCTTACAAATTCGAAGGCGAAAAACTGTACGCCCATATCACACGTGAAGAATTTGATTCAGAGACGGAATCCC
This is a stretch of genomic DNA from Akkermansia sp. N21116. It encodes these proteins:
- a CDS encoding ATP-binding protein — protein: MTTLIPRPQYTERIAPFIDKNIIKVLTGQRRIGKSFILRQVMEEIRRKDPEAHIISINKELEQFRDIRTHEDLSHHLKLFLNKPGSHYLFIDEVQEIEGFQFCLRSLLAEEKCDIFCTGSNAQMLSGELATHLAGRSVSFDVHSLSYREFLTFHRLEAGQESLRKYLTFGGMPYLAHIGLEADVPFEYLRSVYSTILLKDTVAREKIRNVHFLEDLVAYLADNIGNLFSANNISKFLKSQRVDLSPQVTLNYLRALSNAYLIHRVSRAEVGGLKIFETGEKFYFEDIGISHAIRGFNFRRDIHKVMENAVYLHLIQQGYSVHVGQLKEQEIDFVADKSGDKLYVQVSLSVADEKTATREFGNLLAVQDNYPKYVVTLNDIILGDNQEGIRHMNLEEFLLNEL
- a CDS encoding Hsp70 family protein, with product MSENTKIKVYGIDLGTTYSAISHVGDSGNVEIINNPDGGSITASAVFFEDGSIVVGEGAKESAYTDPDNFIHLIKREMGTAWRKTFLDKEHSPESISSLILKYMVKGAEMSGHEVKDVVITCPAYFNEAERMATKAAGELAKLNVLAVVDEPIAAAISYGMGIAGNDQGETQETRQIIVYDLGGGTFDVTVVEISPKGVKVICSDGDHKLGGADWDAALRDLLLEKLLIENPEAGDLMADPETRAALITTVEKTKMSLSQKETATARITCCDGSKSKVSVTREEFNEATQPLLNRTIEFTDAMIAMAREKTGVEKIDEFLLVGGSTYMPQVMEMVNSRYKDTLRVEPKLYEPNHAVSKGAALYGNNKAIRDLYEKVLKDLKEANPDTPTGELEEEANKKVADEFSLAPETIETAVNTEMITVASKSIGIRVKNKEGKFVCYNLIEKQNEVPCNNTQTFPVSAANAATLPLIVYSNNIVGKQADLDCCLELGKATMELTPGLPAGAPIEVTFALDPEGRLELTARDVTNDKKIVVPFQVEGVLSEEERKKLEEVVADLEMAD
- a CDS encoding glycine zipper domain-containing protein, encoding MNNKHYFKKAFVLLMEASVLTSGVSSCANMSDTTTTYAQATGIGAASGAGVGALAGQAIGGDTKSTVTGAAIGGVIGAIAGWFWGDSVVQQKKEYASVEEQIRHSNQVMDKLITQTKARNAELAQAIANLKKENKNIASSDVKTKSQKMAKEVDGRISILNEEVTLARKAANNADRNQRIALQGKISTLNKEIKSLAKHKKALSTLSA
- a CDS encoding outer membrane beta-barrel protein, whose protein sequence is MNTMSFLRYSSLALALGFVPAQAAVPVPKYTDSGTGVSCGQYTQKYDSTFGMTIKGAYGWASDDELPNIAGGFIGLQNYIEGDQIIHEISLTTGMLGGSENVSTKNFPGIDSLKSRLTAIPVLLGYNINVSLSDSTLFYIGAKGGVSFTDNKLTFKSPGSSHSNTDSDTKFTWTANAGFKFSISDSADFVIGYEMLKIQDADPYHVIEAGFSWNF
- the grpE gene encoding nucleotide exchange factor GrpE, which codes for MTNQDNPEDRISECIFESAEENIIIENSGTEGSSVPETAPEQKDQPESPQEMEPEEGPVSEVELRQEFTPESKTGLDAEVESSPESAPVAVPKEIASDTHSETNPELESSPEAAPDSSSQSVIEEPTPHQATADQTPILNILTTLQTQISSLQEEFNSKMRYDASKKEIIDRQYQELDAYHREIHEKLSKAIVMDLIAEIDGAERSAEHYSALEATPENYAKLKKLVLAHAEDLRDLLENNDINSYRTEAGVAFNHKRHSVLKTVATDDPSLAKTIQASLRWGFEKDGRVIRPEKVAVYVLATE
- a CDS encoding Hsp70 family protein, which codes for MNRIAVGIDLGTTYSCVAYVGRDGRPQVLLNSEGERTTPSVVWFDDDRIVVGDEAKQEASMNPEEVCTFIKREMGAENYRFSCSKGSYRPEQVSACILRKLVNDASERLGQEIRDVVITCPAYFSHQEREATKAAGEIAGLNVLEILNEPTAAAMAYGLTQNHHAEERNILVYDLGGGTFDVTIINVSPKGLNVVCTDGNHHLGGKNWDEVMQGMLVDRLQMSSESAIDLLSDPAVSQDMQLLAEKTKKTITSRTEAQVSYKFEGEKLYAHITREEFDSETESLLQSTISGTKRALDIARGKGVNRIDEIILVGGSTYMPQVSIAVERELGITPISYDPDESVAKGAAISAMAHLMREQIGDGFTLETDDAGELTLETEGKLQELADDSGFTLEAVSNILTPCSNVCSRSFGQILTYHSDQPNEALRIHNLIYRNTNLPVEANLTSYTREDNQHGVHIQVMENLVEYPATPEEKRKLDREGIDPNNGHLIWEGNLPIQPGLPADSPIETVFKLDENGLLSIFSRDPASGQKIKGEVQTACTIPAEQLNTMRKELERAIIE